From a single Rosa rugosa chromosome 7, drRosRugo1.1, whole genome shotgun sequence genomic region:
- the LOC133721823 gene encoding protein C2-DOMAIN ABA-RELATED 1-like — translation MENMLGLLRIHIQRGVNLAVRDMRSSDPYLILRMGKQKLKTRVVKKSVNPEWNEQLTLSIADPNLPILVSVYDKDTFSFDDKMGDAEFEIGPFIKALKMGFQGLEDGAIISKVQMNKHNCLAEESCIIYSEGKLVQNMVLRLRNVECGEVELQLQWIDVPSSRGL, via the exons ATGGAGAAcatgttgggtctgttgagaaTTCATATCCAAAGAGGAGTGAACCTTGCCGTCAGAGACATGAGAAGCAGCGACCCTTATCTCATTCTCAGAATGGGCAAGCAG AAGCTAAAGACTCGTGTAGTGAAGAAGAGCGTGAATCCTGAGTGGAATGAACAATTGACTCTTTCAATTGCTGATCCAAATCTTCCAATCCTGGTCTCTGTGTATGACAAGGATACATTTAGTTTTGATGACAAAATGGGGGATGCAGAGTTTGAGATTGGTCCATTCATTAAAGCCTTGAAGATGGGTTTCCAAGGCCTTGAAGATGGAGCCATAATTTCTAAAGTGCAGATGAACAAGCATAACTGTCTAGCTGAAGAGAGCTGCATTATTTACTCCGAAGGCAAACTTGTACAGAACATGGTTCTCAGACTCAGAAATGTCGAGTGCGGGGAAGTGGAACTCCAATTGCAGTGGATTGATGTACCTAGTTCTAGGGGTCTGTAG
- the LOC133721011 gene encoding GTPase activating protein 1-like → MLLGVIWYKTFKVQSFLSTTLNSDQSFLSTQISLVINPQPHRDRMEHLLGLLRIRVQRGTNLAVRDVRSSDPYVVIKMGKQKLKTRVVKKSVNPEWNEDLTLSISDSSLPIHIAVYDKDTFSLDDKMGDAEFKIGPFLEAIRMRLEGVANGTVASRVQPSRENCLAEESSIIYSDGHIIQNMTVRLRNVESGEVELQLQWIDIPGSRGL, encoded by the exons ATGCTTTTGGGTGTTATTTGGTATAAAACTTTTAAAGTTCAATCTTTTCTTAGTACGACTTTAAACAGTGATCAATCTTTTCTCTCTACACAAATATCTCTTGTGATCAACCCTCAGCCTCATCGTGATCGAATGGAGCATCTGTTGGGCCTTCTTAGAATCCGTGTGCAGAGAGGAACAAACCTTGCTGTTAGAGATGTCAGAAGCAGTGATCCTTACGTTGTCATCAAAATGGGCAAGCAG AAATTGAAGACTCGTGTGGTGAAGAAGAGCGTCAATCCCGAGTGGAACGAAGATTTAACTCTTTCAATTTCAGATTCAAGTCTTCCAATCCATATT GCTGTTTATGACAAAGACACATTTAGTCTTGATGACAAGATGGGGGATGCTGAATTCAAAATCGGTCCATTTCTTGAAGCCATACGGATGCGCTTGGAAGGCGTGGCAAATGGAACGGTAGCTTCAAGAGTACAACCAAGCAGGGAAAACTGCCTTGCTGAAGAGAGCTCCATCATCTATAGTGATGGCCATATTATCCAGAACATGACTGTCAGACTCAGAAATGTGGAGAGTGGGGAAGTGGAACTCCAGTTACAATGGATTGATATTCCTGGCTCTCGGGGTTTGTAG